A portion of the Bacillus thuringiensis genome contains these proteins:
- the gpsB gene encoding cell division regulator GpsB, whose product MISDKIKLTAKDILEKEFKTGMRGYQQEEVDKFLDMIIKDYEAFHKEFEQLKQQNARLKRELEEQKLAVTQVPQQPVQTPVAQPVYNNTNTDILKRLSNLEKAVFGSKLYE is encoded by the coding sequence ATGATTTCGGATAAAATTAAATTAACAGCGAAAGATATTTTAGAAAAAGAATTTAAAACAGGTATGAGAGGTTATCAGCAAGAAGAAGTAGACAAGTTTCTTGATATGATCATTAAAGATTATGAAGCTTTCCACAAAGAGTTTGAGCAATTAAAGCAACAAAATGCTCGTTTAAAGCGTGAATTAGAGGAACAAAAACTAGCAGTAACGCAAGTTCCACAACAACCTGTACAAACACCAGTTGCACAACCGGTTTATAACAACACGAATACGGATATTTTAAAACGCTTATCTAACTTAGAAAAAGCTGTATTTGGAAGTAAGTTATACGAATGA